One stretch of Nocardia mangyaensis DNA includes these proteins:
- a CDS encoding DUF2613 domain-containing protein, which yields MKFAVPAVASAVGGALLSAIAVFAITAAVQQNTAPSIDRSGDKDSSLLNAPEYGSR from the coding sequence ATGAAGTTTGCTGTTCCGGCTGTTGCCAGCGCGGTCGGCGGCGCCCTGCTGAGCGCAATCGCCGTCTTCGCGATCACGGCAGCGGTGCAGCAGAACACGGCGCCCTCGATCGACCGCAGCGGTGACAAGGACTCCTCACTGCTCAACGCCCCTGAATACGGCAGCCGCTGA
- a CDS encoding glycoside hydrolase family 3 N-terminal domain-containing protein has protein sequence MRKSPVVVFAVLAAVATACSGGTSNETTTAASTSGVATSAGGESGAPATPAQSACGAEYLAQLSQREKLAQLLTVGITGAADATNVVSTEQVGGIFVGSWTDPSLLGNAQLDAVKAQAKVPLMVTIDEEGGRVSRAGNVIGTIPSARVIAQTQTPEQYFENSVTRSQALKDLGITVNFAPDTDVSSQPADSVIGDRSFSDDPQVVVSYADAYIRAANQVGLGSVIKHFPGHGSGSGDSHTGAVQTPPLDQMQNTDLVPFRELIGSGAAVMVGHLDVPGLTEPDVPASISPAVMSLLREGTGYGAAPFDGPIITDDLGGMAAITDRMTIEEAVEAALVAGADNALWISTTAVPQVLDRLEQSVASGKLPADQVDASVLRMARYKGAPLGC, from the coding sequence ATGCGGAAATCGCCTGTGGTCGTGTTCGCAGTCCTGGCCGCCGTCGCCACCGCTTGCTCGGGAGGTACGTCGAACGAGACGACCACCGCGGCGAGCACCAGCGGCGTCGCGACATCGGCGGGTGGGGAATCGGGCGCACCGGCCACCCCCGCTCAGAGCGCGTGCGGCGCGGAGTACCTCGCCCAGCTCTCCCAGCGGGAGAAACTCGCCCAGCTGCTCACCGTCGGCATCACCGGTGCGGCCGATGCGACGAACGTGGTGAGCACCGAGCAGGTCGGCGGCATCTTCGTCGGCAGCTGGACCGACCCGAGCCTGCTCGGCAACGCGCAGCTCGACGCGGTGAAAGCCCAGGCCAAGGTGCCGTTGATGGTGACCATCGACGAGGAGGGTGGCCGCGTGTCCCGGGCCGGGAACGTGATCGGCACGATCCCCTCGGCCCGCGTCATCGCCCAGACCCAGACCCCCGAGCAGTACTTCGAGAACTCGGTGACCCGGTCGCAGGCGCTCAAAGACCTCGGCATCACCGTGAACTTCGCTCCCGACACCGATGTGAGCAGTCAGCCCGCCGACAGCGTCATCGGCGACCGCTCCTTCAGCGACGACCCCCAGGTCGTGGTCTCCTACGCCGACGCCTATATCCGCGCTGCGAACCAGGTGGGTCTCGGCTCGGTCATCAAGCACTTCCCCGGCCACGGCTCGGGCTCGGGCGACTCGCACACCGGCGCGGTCCAGACCCCGCCGCTGGACCAGATGCAGAACACCGACCTGGTGCCCTTCCGCGAGCTGATCGGTTCCGGTGCCGCGGTGATGGTCGGCCACCTCGACGTGCCCGGCCTGACCGAGCCCGACGTGCCCGCCAGCATCAGCCCGGCCGTGATGTCGCTGCTGCGCGAGGGCACCGGCTACGGCGCCGCCCCGTTCGACGGCCCGATCATCACCGACGATCTCGGTGGCATGGCCGCCATCACCGACCGCATGACGATCGAGGAAGCGGTGGAGGCCGCGCTGGTCGCCGGTGCCGACAATGCCCTGTGGATCAGCACCACCGCGGTGCCCCAGGTACTCGACCGCTTGGAACAGTCGGTGGCAAGTGGCAAACTGCCCGCCGACCAGGTCGACGCTTCTGTGCTGCGAATGGCGCGCTACAAGGGCGCACCATTGGGCTGCTGA
- a CDS encoding isochorismate synthase: MDRFLLARPDAVLRTTGVRAGYADPRQAVEALRGWRDRDNSPPGPRGRDNIVADHQDRRSESEAAPRLVVGALPFDPREPAALWRPEIALHTAGPWRPAALPTLPDVRVVDEIPGAAEHVARVAKLVEQLGDPANDLRKVVAARSMVLAADAPLDPEVVAGHLLTRHPNASVYAVDLSAAGRTGETLIGATPEVLVTRHGTRVSLRPLAGTLPRLADPDADAAQARELLSSTKNHDEHAFVIDWIREQLTPVCAELHIPDAPELLSTEQVWHLATPIHGVLRDPSTTALDLALLLHPTPAVNGTPFAAALDAITAAEPHRGFYGGAVGWCAADGDGEWVVAIRGAELAADRTTLRASAGGGIVAASDPRAELAETTAKFRTLLGALRCGVPND, from the coding sequence ATGGACCGATTCCTGCTCGCCCGACCCGACGCCGTGCTGCGCACGACGGGCGTGCGCGCGGGGTACGCCGATCCACGACAAGCGGTCGAGGCACTGCGCGGATGGCGGGACCGAGACAACTCGCCCCCCGGCCCGCGGGGCCGGGACAACATCGTCGCCGACCATCAGGACCGGCGGAGCGAGTCCGAGGCGGCACCGAGGCTCGTCGTCGGCGCCCTGCCCTTCGATCCCCGCGAGCCGGCTGCGCTCTGGCGGCCCGAAATCGCGCTGCACACGGCGGGACCATGGCGGCCCGCGGCACTGCCGACGTTGCCCGACGTCCGGGTGGTCGATGAGATACCCGGTGCGGCAGAGCATGTCGCACGGGTGGCGAAGCTGGTCGAACAGCTCGGCGACCCGGCGAACGACCTGCGCAAGGTGGTGGCGGCGCGCAGCATGGTGCTCGCGGCCGACGCCCCGCTCGATCCGGAGGTGGTGGCCGGGCATCTGCTGACCAGGCATCCGAACGCGAGTGTGTACGCGGTCGATCTGTCGGCGGCGGGCAGGACGGGCGAGACATTGATCGGGGCGACGCCGGAGGTGCTGGTCACGCGGCACGGTACGCGGGTGAGCCTGCGCCCGCTGGCCGGCACCCTGCCCCGGCTCGCCGATCCGGATGCCGATGCCGCCCAGGCCCGAGAACTGCTGTCCAGCACCAAGAACCACGACGAGCACGCGTTCGTGATCGACTGGATCCGCGAACAGCTGACACCGGTCTGCGCCGAATTGCACATCCCCGACGCGCCCGAGCTCCTGAGCACCGAGCAGGTCTGGCACCTGGCCACCCCGATCCACGGCGTGCTGCGCGACCCGTCGACCACCGCGCTCGACCTGGCCCTGCTGCTGCACCCGACGCCCGCCGTCAACGGCACCCCCTTCGCCGCCGCGCTCGACGCGATCACCGCCGCCGAACCGCATCGCGGGTTCTACGGCGGCGCGGTCGGCTGGTGCGCCGCCGACGGTGACGGCGAATGGGTCGTCGCGATCCGCGGCGCCGAGCTCGCGGCGGATCGAACCACCCTGCGGGCGAGCGCGGGCGGCGGCATCGTCGCGGCCTCGGATCCGCGCGCCGAGCTGGCCGAGACCACGGCCAAATTCCGCACATTGCTCGGCGCGCTGCGTTGCGGCGTGCCCAACGACTGA
- a CDS encoding universal stress protein — protein MACDRMLIAYDGSEHAKRAIEYAGRFLSAERAILLTAWEPMVRQAARISGLAGVMQPEWVPDEEIEDIAYTDARKINAEGVHLAKLAGITAEPRTAECSTTIWNTIVDCAEELDVDIIVAGTRGATGLRALLHSSVAEAVLKHGHRPVFLVPPEH, from the coding sequence ATGGCTTGCGATCGGATGCTCATCGCCTACGACGGTTCCGAACACGCCAAACGCGCCATCGAGTACGCGGGCCGCTTCCTGTCCGCCGAACGCGCGATCCTGCTCACCGCCTGGGAACCGATGGTGCGCCAAGCCGCGCGGATCTCGGGGCTGGCCGGGGTGATGCAGCCGGAATGGGTGCCCGACGAGGAGATCGAGGACATCGCCTACACCGATGCCCGCAAGATCAACGCCGAGGGCGTGCACCTGGCGAAGCTGGCCGGTATCACGGCCGAACCGCGCACCGCCGAGTGCAGCACCACCATCTGGAACACGATCGTGGACTGCGCCGAGGAACTCGATGTCGACATCATCGTCGCCGGAACGCGCGGCGCGACGGGCCTGCGGGCGCTGCTGCACAGCAGCGTGGCCGAGGCGGTGCTCAAGCACGGGCACCGGCCGGTGTTCCTGGTGCCGCCGGAGCACTGA
- a CDS encoding VanW family protein, with the protein MPSESNAGRPAERPRGEVGLRKLLEANRTFDADTTALPTQPISTVTRDRWSPAPPPGAQPPIRPDNQQLVKRVGIAVGAVVAFGAAAYLADLAFSAGEVPRGVVVAGVDVGGMDEAEADALLRSELGPKAEQPLPVRIGDVQASMVPAAAGLAVDWDRTWDAVGDQPINPVSRLVSLFGTRDVRAVSTVDDVALEQQLDTFRGYDNPTVEGTVRFDNGVPVAVAPVPGRILDADTARTTITERWAESTELDLPVVAAPVAVDEEAVQAALRDIATPAIAAPITLAGKDTRVTLTPGQISEVLGFVPDGNGGLTPAIDNEAVIALLAPQLTASEIEPKDATFTIGTGTPTVVPAVVGEKVDWAKTLEKLPALLTLAGERATEVAYERIEPKLTTEAAEGLGITEAIGEFTTSGFNGPSGVNIRTVAAKVDGAVVKPGDTFSLNGFTGPRTAAEGYVESGIIDKGRPSTAVGGGISQFATTLYNAAYFAGMEDAGHTEHSYYISRYPAAREATVFDGAIDLAFRNTSETGVYIQAVATGSDITVRLWGTKTVDVESITGEKSKPTEPTELTLPKGDDCIASEGAPGFTISDTRVITDHETGAQISRHTRTVKYDPIPVVKCE; encoded by the coding sequence GTGCCCAGCGAGTCGAACGCCGGACGACCGGCCGAGCGACCAAGGGGCGAGGTCGGACTACGCAAGCTGCTCGAAGCAAATCGCACTTTCGATGCCGACACCACCGCCCTGCCCACCCAGCCCATCAGCACCGTCACCCGCGACCGATGGTCGCCCGCACCCCCGCCGGGGGCTCAGCCGCCCATCCGGCCCGACAACCAGCAGCTGGTCAAACGGGTCGGGATCGCCGTAGGTGCCGTTGTGGCCTTCGGCGCGGCCGCCTATCTGGCCGATCTCGCGTTCAGCGCGGGTGAGGTCCCCCGCGGGGTCGTCGTGGCCGGCGTGGACGTCGGCGGGATGGACGAGGCCGAGGCCGACGCCCTGCTGCGCTCCGAACTGGGCCCGAAGGCCGAACAGCCGCTGCCCGTGCGCATCGGTGACGTGCAGGCGAGCATGGTGCCCGCCGCCGCGGGTCTCGCGGTGGACTGGGACCGGACCTGGGACGCCGTCGGCGATCAGCCGATCAATCCGGTCAGCCGGCTGGTCTCCCTGTTCGGCACCCGCGACGTGCGGGCGGTGAGCACCGTCGACGACGTCGCACTCGAGCAGCAACTCGACACCTTCCGCGGGTACGACAACCCGACGGTCGAGGGCACGGTGCGCTTCGACAACGGCGTCCCGGTCGCGGTCGCGCCGGTGCCGGGACGGATCCTCGACGCCGACACCGCACGCACCACGATCACCGAGCGCTGGGCCGAGAGCACCGAACTGGATCTGCCCGTCGTCGCCGCGCCCGTCGCGGTGGACGAGGAGGCGGTGCAGGCGGCCCTGCGCGACATCGCGACCCCCGCCATCGCCGCGCCGATCACCTTGGCGGGCAAAGACACCCGCGTCACCCTGACACCCGGCCAGATCAGCGAGGTGCTCGGCTTCGTTCCCGACGGGAACGGCGGACTCACGCCCGCGATCGACAACGAGGCCGTGATCGCCTTGCTCGCACCGCAATTGACAGCCTCGGAGATCGAGCCCAAGGACGCCACCTTCACCATCGGCACCGGCACGCCCACCGTGGTGCCCGCGGTGGTCGGCGAGAAGGTCGACTGGGCCAAGACCCTGGAGAAGCTGCCCGCGCTGCTCACGCTGGCGGGCGAGCGGGCCACCGAGGTGGCCTACGAGCGCATCGAACCGAAGCTCACCACCGAGGCCGCCGAAGGGCTCGGGATCACCGAGGCGATCGGCGAGTTCACCACCAGCGGCTTCAACGGACCGTCCGGGGTGAACATCCGCACCGTCGCCGCGAAGGTGGACGGCGCGGTGGTCAAGCCCGGAGACACCTTCTCGCTCAACGGGTTCACCGGCCCGCGCACCGCGGCGGAAGGCTATGTGGAGTCCGGCATCATCGACAAGGGCAGGCCGAGTACCGCGGTCGGCGGCGGCATCAGCCAGTTCGCCACCACGCTCTACAACGCCGCCTACTTCGCCGGGATGGAAGACGCCGGGCACACCGAGCACAGCTACTACATCTCCCGCTACCCGGCGGCCCGCGAGGCCACCGTGTTCGACGGCGCGATCGACCTGGCCTTCCGCAACACCTCCGAGACCGGTGTCTACATCCAGGCCGTCGCGACCGGTTCCGACATCACCGTGCGGCTGTGGGGCACCAAAACCGTTGACGTGGAATCGATCACCGGCGAGAAGTCGAAGCCGACCGAGCCCACCGAGCTCACCTTGCCCAAGGGCGATGACTGCATCGCCTCCGAGGGCGCGCCGGGCTTCACCATCTCCGACACCCGGGTGATCACCGATCACGAGACCGGTGCGCAGATCTCCCGGCACACGAGGACGGTGAAGTACGACCCGATCCCGGTGGTGAAGTGCGAGTGA
- a CDS encoding DUF5685 family protein has product MAVFGVLKPCAHGAEKYGIDPGQWQAHMCGLCLGLRDGHGQVARAATNTDAIVLSVLTEAQSGGFDARTTAGPCPLRGMRRASVVDASAPGVRLAATASLLLGTAKIRDHVDDGDVSVLARRPMRRVSGSWAERARTQAAQIGLDVEPMLAAIASQPALEARVAETGHETPARMLDELTGPTQLCAATLFGHTATLAGRPENVAALREIGRHVGRIAHLADAIEDLERDRARGRFNPLDATGTDLPRAYELVRESESRVRRAAAEAELDQLPTVRWALLDPLASLLRALGRGLGIATGHVCRTPASSSAVSAAQQHSPYGLSSPLHKGPKKPGPLEAAGLILGVYCTGIACCSDHTNPCSGKRKQAWRKRCDCCECGDCCGNCGNCGNCGGKDGGCCGCDC; this is encoded by the coding sequence GTGGCAGTGTTCGGTGTGTTGAAGCCGTGTGCGCACGGTGCGGAGAAGTACGGCATCGATCCGGGACAGTGGCAGGCACACATGTGCGGGCTGTGTCTGGGCCTGCGCGACGGTCACGGTCAAGTGGCCAGAGCGGCGACCAATACCGACGCGATCGTGCTCAGTGTGCTCACCGAGGCGCAGTCCGGCGGGTTCGACGCTCGGACCACCGCGGGCCCGTGTCCGCTACGGGGGATGCGCCGGGCGTCGGTGGTCGATGCGAGCGCACCCGGTGTGCGATTGGCAGCGACGGCGTCACTTCTGCTGGGAACGGCCAAGATTCGCGACCATGTCGATGACGGTGACGTCAGTGTGCTCGCCCGACGGCCCATGCGCAGGGTCTCGGGTAGCTGGGCAGAGCGCGCACGGACACAGGCCGCCCAGATCGGTCTCGATGTAGAGCCCATGCTGGCCGCGATCGCGTCCCAGCCCGCATTGGAAGCGCGGGTCGCGGAGACTGGGCACGAGACGCCGGCGCGGATGCTCGACGAACTCACCGGGCCGACGCAGCTCTGTGCCGCCACCCTCTTCGGCCACACCGCCACGTTGGCCGGCCGACCGGAAAACGTCGCCGCACTGCGAGAGATCGGTCGGCATGTCGGTCGCATCGCCCACCTGGCCGACGCCATCGAGGACCTCGAGCGTGACCGTGCACGCGGCCGGTTCAATCCGCTCGATGCCACTGGCACCGACCTGCCGCGCGCCTACGAGTTGGTGCGCGAGAGCGAATCCCGCGTCCGCCGCGCCGCCGCCGAGGCCGAACTCGACCAGCTGCCCACCGTGCGCTGGGCGTTGCTCGATCCACTGGCGAGCCTGCTGCGTGCCCTCGGTCGCGGGCTCGGTATCGCCACCGGCCATGTCTGCCGCACTCCGGCATCCTCGAGCGCTGTCTCGGCCGCGCAACAGCATTCGCCCTACGGTCTCTCGTCCCCGCTGCACAAGGGCCCGAAAAAGCCCGGCCCGCTCGAGGCGGCCGGGCTCATTCTCGGCGTCTACTGCACCGGAATCGCCTGCTGCAGCGACCACACCAATCCCTGCTCCGGCAAGCGAAAGCAGGCGTGGCGCAAGCGTTGTGACTGCTGTGAATGCGGTGACTGTTGTGGCAACTGTGGCAACTGTGGCAACTGCGGCGGCAAGGATGGCGGCTGCTGCGGGTGCGACTGCTAG
- a CDS encoding TetR/AcrR family transcriptional regulator: MAGGTKRLPRAVREQQMLDAAVEVFARKGFHDTSMDAIAAEAKISKPMLYLYYGSKDELFRACIQREGLRFIEAVAPAGNPHLTPHEQVRTALEGFLDFVDRNRQSWQVLYRQAIGQQAFASEIDNARERVIELTAKLLESSAKNAEPGTNFEVVAAAVIGAGEAIADRVASGRIEVAEAVDLLDDLAWRGLAGRKKTE, encoded by the coding sequence ATGGCAGGCGGGACCAAGCGACTTCCCCGGGCGGTTCGCGAGCAGCAGATGCTCGATGCCGCGGTCGAGGTGTTCGCGCGCAAGGGCTTCCACGACACGTCGATGGACGCGATCGCCGCCGAGGCGAAGATCTCCAAACCCATGCTGTACCTGTACTACGGCTCCAAGGACGAGCTGTTCCGCGCCTGCATCCAGCGCGAGGGGCTGCGCTTCATCGAGGCCGTCGCACCCGCGGGCAACCCGCATCTCACGCCACACGAGCAGGTCCGCACCGCGCTGGAGGGCTTCCTCGATTTCGTCGACCGCAACCGGCAGTCCTGGCAGGTGCTCTACCGGCAGGCAATCGGTCAGCAAGCTTTCGCCTCCGAGATCGACAACGCCCGCGAGCGCGTCATCGAGCTCACCGCGAAACTGCTGGAATCCAGTGCCAAGAACGCCGAGCCCGGCACCAATTTCGAGGTCGTCGCGGCCGCGGTGATCGGTGCGGGCGAGGCCATCGCCGATCGGGTCGCGAGCGGCCGGATCGAGGTGGCCGAGGCAGTCGACCTGCTCGACGATCTGGCCTGGCGCGGTCTGGCTGGTCGCAAAAAGACCGAATAG